One stretch of Telopea speciosissima isolate NSW1024214 ecotype Mountain lineage unplaced genomic scaffold, Tspe_v1 Tspe_v1.0012, whole genome shotgun sequence DNA includes these proteins:
- the LOC122647151 gene encoding NADH-ubiquinone oxidoreductase chain 1, with product MAFVQRRKGPDVVGSFGLLQPLADGSKLILKEPISPSSANFSLFRMAPVATFMLSLVARAVVPFDYGMVLSDPNIGLLYLFAISSLGVYGIITAGRSSN from the coding sequence ATGGCTTTTGTGCAACGTCGAAAGGGTCCTGATGTAGTGGGATCGTTCGGATTGTTACAACCTCTAGCAGATGGTTCGAAATTGATTCTAAAAGAACCTATTTCACCAAGTAGTGCTAATTTCTCCCTTTTTAGAATGGCTCCAGTGGCTACATTTATGTTAAGTCTGGTCGCTCGGGCCGTTGTACCTTTTGATTATGGTATGGTATTGTCAGATCCGAACATAGGGCTACTTTATTTGTTTGCCATATCTTCGCTAGGTGTTTATGGAATTATTACAGCAGGTCGGTCTAGTAATTAG